Proteins encoded together in one Scytonema millei VB511283 window:
- the aroB gene encoding 3-dehydroquinate synthase, with the protein MHVIDVNIPQQAYKIAIAALGLERLGEWMGELNLGKKVLLVSNPAIFKQYGERAIASLQAADFDATSCILPAGEQYKTLTSVQKIYNAALEKRLERSSTLVALGGGVIGDMTGFAAATWLRGVNFVQVPTSLLAMVDAAIGGKTGVNHPQGKNLIGAFHQPRLVLIDPQVLQTLPAREFRAGMAEVIKYGVIWDAELFAQMEQSKHLDRMRYLGADLLQNILNRSCQAKADVVSKDEKEAGLRAILNYGHTIGHAVESLTGYRVVNHGEAVAIGMVAAAQIAVALGMFSSEDASRQDALIQKAGLPTQLPVGIDIEAIIDALQTDKKVKDGKVRFILPTQIGAVEITDKVSADIIRQVLQKMIMEKSKVKS; encoded by the coding sequence ATGCATGTAATTGACGTAAATATACCTCAGCAGGCTTATAAAATCGCGATCGCAGCTCTAGGATTAGAGCGTCTAGGTGAGTGGATGGGTGAACTCAACCTGGGGAAAAAGGTGTTGCTGGTTTCTAACCCAGCGATTTTTAAACAATATGGGGAAAGGGCGATCGCTTCTTTGCAAGCGGCTGATTTTGATGCCACTAGCTGTATCCTCCCAGCTGGAGAACAATACAAAACTCTCACCTCAGTTCAAAAAATCTACAATGCAGCTCTAGAAAAGCGCTTAGAACGGTCTTCCACCTTGGTAGCTTTGGGTGGTGGTGTGATTGGCGATATGACGGGTTTTGCCGCTGCTACGTGGCTGAGAGGGGTTAATTTCGTTCAAGTTCCTACTTCTCTGCTAGCAATGGTAGATGCAGCCATTGGCGGGAAAACTGGTGTGAATCATCCCCAAGGCAAAAATTTGATTGGGGCATTTCATCAACCGCGATTGGTTCTCATCGATCCGCAAGTCCTGCAAACTCTCCCTGCGAGAGAATTTCGGGCAGGAATGGCAGAGGTCATCAAATATGGTGTCATTTGGGATGCAGAGTTATTTGCCCAGATGGAACAAAGCAAGCACTTAGATCGAATGCGCTATTTGGGTGCAGATTTACTCCAAAATATTCTTAACCGTTCTTGTCAAGCAAAAGCTGATGTGGTGAGCAAGGACGAAAAAGAAGCAGGACTACGGGCAATTCTTAATTACGGTCATACAATCGGTCATGCTGTAGAAAGTTTGACTGGTTATCGTGTCGTCAATCACGGCGAAGCCGTAGCGATTGGAATGGTAGCCGCCGCTCAAATAGCTGTCGCGCTAGGAATGTTTTCCTCAGAAGATGCTAGCCGTCAAGATGCATTGATTCAGAAGGCTGGTTTGCCTACACAGTTACCAGTAGGGATAGATATTGAAGCAATTATAGATGCATTGCAAACTGACAAAAAAGTAAAAGATGGAAAAGTAAGATTTATTTTACCGACTCAAATTGGTGCGGTTGAGATTACCGATAAAGTATCGGCAGATATTATTCGCCAGGTATTGCAGAAGATGATAATGGAAAAGTCAAAAGTTAAAAGTTAA
- the petL gene encoding cytochrome b6-f complex subunit PetL: MLGVIAYIGFLGAFFALAVGLLFGLRAAKII; the protein is encoded by the coding sequence ATGTTGGGAGTTATTGCTTACATCGGCTTTTTAGGTGCATTCTTCGCTTTGGCTGTGGGTTTATTATTCGGTCTGCGGGCTGCCAAGATCATCTAA
- a CDS encoding BON domain-containing protein → MKRLFPLLLGGFIALGAFGCEAGVEKTSTEAPNSANQTGEVADTETAKQNQEDATDEIRRKQLDADIRAREQRNNATGGDAQRADADLESEVRSKLEANLPASQLAVEAEDGAVKVSGTVPTQEQLDRIEPLAREIKGVQQVSVNAQVAPAQQKPES, encoded by the coding sequence ATGAAAAGATTATTTCCATTATTACTAGGTGGCTTTATTGCCCTTGGTGCATTTGGGTGTGAAGCGGGTGTAGAAAAAACCAGTACCGAAGCTCCTAATTCAGCTAACCAAACTGGTGAGGTGGCTGACACTGAAACTGCTAAGCAGAATCAAGAGGATGCCACGGATGAAATTCGTAGAAAGCAGTTAGACGCTGATATTAGAGCTAGAGAGCAGCGCAATAACGCTACTGGGGGAGATGCTCAACGAGCTGACGCAGATTTAGAAAGCGAAGTTCGCAGCAAGTTGGAAGCAAATTTACCTGCAAGTCAATTAGCGGTTGAAGCTGAAGACGGAGCCGTGAAAGTTTCAGGTACAGTACCGACTCAAGAGCAACTCGATCGCATTGAGCCATTGGCGAGGGAGATTAAAGGGGTACAGCAAGTGAGCGTGAATGCTCAAGTTGCCCCAGCACAGCAAAAACCAGAAAGCTAA
- a CDS encoding general stress protein, translating into MAVGQHKRAVGVFANRHDAETAIGELKSAGFPMHKVTIIAQDADRKADVAGVNVQDKNQAGNKADEGATAGALTGGTLGGITGLLVGLGALAIPGVGPIMVAGELATVLTTTVAGGAIGAAAGGLVGALIGLGIPEERAQVYSDRVDRGDYLVIVKGSDEEIARAEAILNHRGIEEYGVYDARDVDTTPSATPMGSSYTDTTADYTPAATGMPVGYTAGYMPGMTPTADYAPGTVAPGTVTPAADRSLYRRKRAVGAFTSRHDAETALNQLRESGFPMDNVNVVSKNADRIDNIAGADVKKNVGNKADEGAAAGALTGGAIGGIGGLLVGLGALAIPGIGPVMLAGATATTIATALSGGAIGAAAGGLAGALVGLGIPEERAKVYNDRLSQGDYLIFVDGTEDEIRRAESVLHHRGIQEWGIYDAPDADTPRRSEYAATDTRDTVRGGDVIESEARRTNYDSGVVDPNDPKVIIVDKRDSTL; encoded by the coding sequence ATTGCCCAAGATGCAGACCGCAAAGCCGATGTTGCTGGCGTAAACGTTCAAGATAAAAACCAAGCTGGCAACAAAGCCGATGAAGGTGCAACCGCCGGAGCGCTCACGGGTGGAACTTTGGGAGGTATAACTGGTTTACTTGTGGGTCTAGGCGCTTTGGCAATCCCTGGAGTTGGTCCAATTATGGTAGCTGGGGAGTTGGCTACAGTTTTGACAACTACAGTAGCAGGTGGTGCGATCGGTGCGGCTGCGGGTGGTCTTGTTGGTGCTTTAATCGGTTTGGGAATTCCAGAAGAACGCGCTCAAGTTTATAGCGATCGCGTCGATCGAGGCGACTATCTCGTAATTGTCAAAGGCTCCGATGAAGAAATTGCCAGAGCTGAAGCAATTCTCAACCATCGTGGCATTGAGGAATACGGCGTGTACGATGCTCGCGATGTCGATACAACGCCCTCCGCTACGCCTATGGGGAGCAGTTATACAGACACAACTGCCGACTATACTCCTGCCGCTACAGGAATGCCAGTGGGTTACACTGCTGGTTATATGCCAGGGATGACTCCAACCGCAGATTATGCACCTGGAACTGTCGCACCCGGAACTGTCACGCCTGCGGCAGATAGATCTCTGTATCGGAGAAAGCGAGCTGTAGGTGCATTTACCAGCCGCCACGATGCGGAAACCGCACTAAATCAATTGCGGGAATCTGGTTTCCCGATGGATAACGTGAATGTGGTATCCAAGAATGCAGACCGTATCGATAATATTGCTGGTGCAGATGTAAAGAAGAACGTTGGCAATAAAGCTGACGAGGGTGCAGCCGCCGGAGCGTTAACTGGTGGTGCTATTGGGGGAATTGGCGGTCTTTTAGTTGGTTTAGGTGCTTTAGCGATCCCTGGAATTGGTCCAGTTATGCTTGCGGGTGCAACAGCAACAACCATAGCTACCGCACTTTCAGGTGGTGCTATTGGTGCAGCAGCAGGAGGTCTTGCGGGTGCGTTGGTTGGTTTAGGCATTCCTGAAGAACGCGCCAAAGTTTACAACGATCGACTCTCCCAAGGAGATTATCTAATTTTCGTAGACGGTACGGAAGACGAAATTCGTCGAGCTGAGTCCGTTCTGCATCATCGTGGAATTCAAGAATGGGGAATCTACGATGCACCCGATGCCGATACTCCTCGCCGGAGTGAATATGCTGCCACAGACACGCGCGACACCGTTCGTGGAGGTGATGTCATTGAATCCGAGGCTCGTCGCACTAATTACGATTCAGGTGTAGTCGATCCTAACGACCCCAAAGTCATTATCGTTGACAAACGCGACTCGACTTTATAA